A stretch of Bacteroidales bacterium DNA encodes these proteins:
- a CDS encoding SiaB family protein kinase gives MEKNILQYTGKIDYNVIGKLLSKVYWKMDEIGIDMLTKRKMYNIMGECLENISKHSYNENNISKETIINYQNINIDLINDKFIIKTSNLIHNSNISKFQNKLDKVNNSNREKLKEMFRDTIVNTEISKKGGASLGIFKIALISGKKIKYKFVPLENSISVFNLEILLLNTQNANNKI, from the coding sequence ATAATGTTATCGGAAAATTATTATCCAAAGTATATTGGAAAATGGATGAAATAGGAATTGACATGCTTACAAAAAGGAAAATGTATAATATAATGGGAGAATGTTTAGAAAATATTTCTAAACATTCATACAACGAAAACAATATATCTAAGGAAACTATTATAAATTATCAAAATATAAATATTGATTTAATTAATGATAAGTTTATAATAAAAACAAGTAATTTAATTCATAACAGTAATATATCAAAGTTTCAGAACAAATTAGATAAAGTTAATAATTCAAACAGGGAAAAATTAAAAGAAATGTTCCGCGATACTATAGTAAATACTGAAATATCAAAAAAAGGAGGTGCAAGTCTCGGGATATTTAAAATTGCATTAATTTCAGGTAAGAAAATAAAATATAAGTTTGTTCCTTTAGAAAATAGTATATCTGTTTTTAATTTAGAAATACTTTTATTAAATACACAAAACGCCAATAATAAAATATAA